The Lates calcarifer isolate ASB-BC8 linkage group LG24, TLL_Latcal_v3, whole genome shotgun sequence sequence TAGAAAAACTTATTcatattcagtattttataAATGTGTCATGAGTAAAGTGTGAAGCTGAAAAGTAGCAGGTaagaaatgtagtggagtaaaaaaacATTGCTGTAAAATGCAGTTGTCGTAGCATGAAACTGAAATACTCAGGTAAAGTACAGGTACCTCCAAACTGTACCTCCCACCTCTGACAGTACCTGTGTGTATTAATCTGTGTTTCCCTCCACAGGATGGACGATAAAGGAGAAGTGAAGTGCATCAAGTTCTCCATTGGAAATAAGATCTTGGCTGTTCAGAGAACTTCAAAATCTGTGGTGAGTTCTGATCAGTTTAGATTCGATTCGTTCgatttgatttgacattttctcaccTCGTGTTTCTAAATGAAAAAGTCTGTGGATGTTGATTTATTATGAAATATTTGATGCACAGACAGGAGTCCTTTAGCTACtgattttgctttgtttgtagGATTTTATCAACTTTATCCCTGATTATCCGCACACAGAGTTCACCCAGGAATGTAAGGTACGTgatgtgctgtttttatttcctgttgaGTTCAGTTTTCAGTTGTGAGGAGGAATCAGGAGTTTTAGACCTTCACACCAGAGAACTGAAGCTTGTTTCAGACTTTGAGGTGTGAAAACATCTGAAGAAGAATCTGTGGAAACACGAAGACgcagcagcttcagtgatttttttgtgttgttttgaaaataaactttgtgtttttgtgcagacGAAGAACGCCAGCGTTCTGGGTTTCTGTTGGACCAACTGGAACGAGATCGTCTTCATCACCGACCAGGGAATAGAGTTTTACCAGGTGCTCTGACTCTGACGTTCAGTCCTCACATGTGAACACACTCGGTGGGAGTTCAGTCATgtagttgtgtgtctgtgtgtgtttgtgtgttcaggtgtttcCAGACAAGCGCAGCCTGAAGCTGCTGAAGAGTCAGAGTATTAACGTGAACTGGTATCAGTACTGTCCGGAGACCGCCGTCATCCTGCTGTCCACCACCGTGCAGGGAAACATCCTGCAGCCGTTCGCCTTCAGGGTGAGGAGCGCCGCCGCTCGCCTCAACTCgacaacttttattttgacggTCTCTGATCATtctgtttacttcctgtttcagaGCGGGACCATGTCCAAGATGTCCAAGTTTGAGATCGAGCTGCCAGTCGTTCCCAAACCCGCCAAACTCAGCCTGTCGGAGAGGGACATCGCCATGGCAACAATGTGAGACAGACCGCAGACGTCCTCTCTCTGATCAATTGAACTGATTGAAACTGTCTaaatgcccccccccaccctgtCTGTAGATATGGTCAGCTGCATGTGATGTACCTGAAGCATCACTCCAGAACAGCAAACAGTACGAGTGCTGAGGTCGTGCTGTATCACTTacccaggtacacacacacacacacacgcacacacacacacgtcggccaaaacatgtaaaacagataaaaactggaATCAGTAAATCATCAGTTAGTTATTGATTTTCACGATTATCATGATcatttctgtgaatattctggaacaaaaagaaaactgaaatttaaaacagatgcagagaatTTTAGTTCTTTGGACTGTTTGACAGCAGAGGAgtatttacctgtgtgtgtgtgtgtgtttttgtttgtcgtgtgtgtgtgtgtgtgtgtgtttttgtgtgttcagagagGGCGCCTGTAAAAAGAGCCACGTGTTGAAGCTGAACACGACGGGGAAGTTTGCTCTGAACATCGTGGACAACCTGGTGGTGGTTCATCACCAGAGCTcccaggtcagtgtgtgtgtctgtgtgtgtgtgtgtgtgtgtgtgtattcatgttgTAACTGTAGTGTAGCTGTGTGGTTGTAGGACGATGTTATTAATtcttgatgtttgtgtgtttttgtctcagacGTCTCTGATCTTCGACATCAAGCTGAAAGAGCCGGACTGTGCCGTCAACACACACCAGCCTGTCCTACCTGCCCGCTCCATACACCCCTACAGGATACCACtgtcaggtaaacacacacacacacaactgtttgACTGGGGCAAGAAGAAAccactatatatcactaccagactccatagagaaaaacagggatttaaccaggagctgctggaataccactgcctccatctgttagtgtgtactgtgttactgtgtgactttcagtggtggaagaagtaatcagatactttactgaagtaaaagtaccacacagtaacagaaacacactaacagatggaggcagtggtattccagcagctcctggttaaatcactgtttttgtcaatggagtctggtagagatatatagagatgtccTGGTTAACtaaggatcttcctctttaataaaaagctctgtctctgtaggaatcctgcTCtatgatgttgtcagacactgagaagaacaatctgagtctgtcagtggtaaaaatcAGACCTTTACTCTGAGTTtcgtttcttcttttttctctgcaggtCCAGCAGTCGTTCCCTCTCAGCCTCCAGTTCCCTGTCAGCTCTGTATCCTTTACCTCTGTCAGTCTCCAGTTAGGTtgtgttttactgctttttctgtttcagctccGTCAATTAAAATCATTAAACGTCACCATTTCTGACCTTGACCGTCTCTGCAGACTCGTCCTCCTGGAGCGTCTTCCAGCCCGACATCATCATCAGCGCCAGTGAAGGTGACTGCTCAGTTACTGTGTTAGAGATAAACAGACCTGGTGTAATCAAACGCTCACAGCTAACATCATCTGTCTGTCAGGTTACCTGTGGTACCTGCAGGTGAAGCTGCCTCCGACTGTGAACCTGCTGCAGGACAAAGGCAAACTGATGGACTTCCTGTTACGACGGAGGGACTGCAAGATGGTCATCCTGTCCGTCTGCTCACAGAGTACgtctttgtttttacagaatcTGTCGTCTGTTGTGTGAAAATCACCGTCTCACTGGTTTAAACTCACCTCTCCTCAGTCCTGGAGGGCGGGGAGAAGGGGAGTCCTTCCTGTCGTGGCGACCGTCTTCGACAAACTCAACCAGGTGTACAAAGAATACCTGGAGGCCGAGCAGAGCTACACTGTGGTGAGCGACGACTgctcgacacacacacacaaacacacctcagcTGTTTCCAGCTGTTAAAGCTCTCTGTCGTCGTTGTTGGCAGGCGATGGAGTCCGGTCCGAGTCGAGGCAGCGCGGCGCAGAAACGTCCGGTCAGAACTCAGGCGGTCATCGACCAAtcagacatgtacacacacgtCCTGTCGTCTTTCACAGAGAGGAAGgtacaagcacaaacacacagagacgtGTGTTATGGGTTGTTTAAACCAGAGAGTCTGagcactgaatgtgtgtgtgttttgtgcagggTGTGTCCCATAAGTTCATCATCGCGGTGTTGATGGAGTACATCCGCTCTCTGAACCAGTTCCAGATCACCGTCCAGGTAAAAGCCAGCAGAGTGACGCCTCTCTCTGACAGTTAAACATCTGTTCCTCTGATTCTCTGACTGACCAGCTCTACATGTTATTTCTCTGTAGCATTACCTGTACGAGCTGGTGATTAAAACGCTGGTGCAGCACAACCTGTTCTACATGCTGCATCAGTTCCTGCAGTATCACGTCCTCAGTGACTCCAAACCTCTGGTGAGTtcaaactgaacctggatcaggcttcttaaaggagcagtctgctgattttacacatgatACATTCACTCAGATACAGTTGAGATGCATAATGGAAATGTAGGATTCAGTGTCTGCACTCGACCCAGGTCAGGGACAATGAGTCTTCATGGAAGTGGAGAACACGCTGAATTTCAtctgtcaaatgtcaaaatataaaataaaaaaacccaAAGCTCAGGACGACTCAGTGGAACTAACCAGCAACAACATGTTCTTTACATAGCACCTTTTTAaatcagcaaataaaataaaacagttcaAAGTTCTGATAAAATAAAGGATAAAagtaatggaaaataaattacagataaaatatCTGTTACAGTGAAGTTTCTAATCTCATGTCAGAATCTGGAAACAGACACATGTtggttaaaaatattaaaaactgaattattaCTGCAGGTTGATTTTCTTCATGTGATGTAGTTCCTGTGTATTTATTTACCTGTGTATTTACCTGTGCTTCCTCCTGTGCCTCATGTTGTTTTCAGGCCTGTTTGCTTCTGTCTCTGGAGAGCACGTATCCTCCTGCTCACCAGCTGTCTCTGGACATGTTGAAGGTATCACTCGCTCGGTGCTCATCACAGATCACGGTGCCGTCGTTACTTTAACGTTCActgactgaatgtttgtgtgttttcagcgTCTGTCCACGGCCAACGATGAGATCGTTGAGGTTCTGTTGTCGAAGCAGCAGGTTCTGGGCGCGCTCAGATTCATCCGCAGCGTCGGTATGCAAAAACTTTAGTGATGATATCATCAGACAGTGGAGTCTTAAAACTGCTTTTAACTAAACAGTAACTTCAGGTGTGTTCACATTTTGAAGTCCAGACTTCAGACTGATCCTGCACCTGCTCCCTCTGGTTCTCTGGTTTTATTCAGGTGGACACGACAACGTGTCAGCGAGGAAGTTCCTGGATGCGGCACGGCAGACTGGAGACCAGATGTTGTTCTACACGGTGTTCAGGTCGTTCCAGCAGAGAAACCAGCGGCTGAGAGGAAGCCCCGGGTTCAACCCCGGTGAGAACACACTGCAGGTTTGATTCATgtgtcagaaaacacacaggtatTAACCCGAAcatgtgacctgtgtgtgtgtgtgttaccaggAGAGCACTGTGAGGAGCATGTGGTTCACTTTAAACAGCTGTTTGGGGAGCAGGCGCTGATGAAACCCTCCACCGTCTGAACCACAGACGGTAAACtcgcctggaggaggaggatctgaAATACTGAAGAACTCGTAAAAACCTGATGATGATCAGTTCCTCCTCCATCAGTCTGTTGtacattatctcataattatttCATAAAAGAGAGTAATAATACTGTATAATATTGTATATTGAAATAAAGTTGTAAATTATGAGAAAGTGTTGTAACATGTTCAGAATATTGttgattattttatgttattataaTTTTCAACTTCCTCTGCTGCCACTACTTTTTTAATGTCCTGTGATAATAAGGTGCTCTGTGGCTGAAacttttcctcatctcttcctttttttcttgtaatttgTTTATTCTGAAAATCTTCATTTCACCCGCTCTGTAGAAACATAATCAGAAGAAGATAATATATTGTGTAACGAGCAGGATTTGAAGCAGCGACTCCATCACAGAAACGTCCTTAAATATGGGTAACAAACACCACTGGACCGAAGTCTTTACTCAGTCTGAGCTTCTTCCATCAGTCGCTGTTCAGTCCTCACTTGGAGTGAACAACTTCTGCGAATTTGGCCAATCAGAAGCAAGTAGGTGGAGCAGAATCAGTCGACCAATCAGAGGTTTGTCTGCCAATATTGACTGGTGTGTGACGTCATTGGTCTGGACCTCCGGGGCGGGAGCAGAGCAACGGAGGAACAATGGCAGAAGATTGAGTGAAAATACGGAAGAAAATCACGGTTTACGCGGTCATCTTCACTTCAGCTTGTTGTCGCTGTGAGAAACTTCATCACTGAAGGAAGTGTGGATGTTGAAATGAGCTGTTTCTGTCGAGCActgaggctggacgctgagcACACCTACAGCGGGAGGTAAGGCTAGCAAGCTAACTAATTAGTGGCTATCGTTAGCTCTAGCGGTGGgtgcattagcattagcattagccttagcCAGCTGGTAGGTCTCAGGCAGGTTTCTGTGTGtagtgttttatgtttgaatgtgtgtgtgacacctGCACGGCCTCAGGTTCATCAGCACATCCTGTTGTGGAAAatttctgatgatttttttttttctatgacattttttcacattttttgacaccttactatactatgacattttttgaccatttttgacaccttactatactatgacattttttcacattttttgacgccttactatactatgacattttctgaccatttttgacacct is a genomic window containing:
- the rmc1 gene encoding LOW QUALITY PROTEIN: regulator of MON1-CCZ1 complex (The sequence of the model RefSeq protein was modified relative to this genomic sequence to represent the inferred CDS: deleted 1 base in 1 codon) → MSEEHYLELCENPVQFEHASSVNNVFFDEANKQVFAVRSGGATGVVVKGPDDKSSVAFRMDDKGEVKCIKFSIGNKILAVQRTSKSVDFINFIPDYPHTEFTQECKTKNASVLGFCWTNWNEIVFITDQGIEFYQVFPDKRSLKLLKSQSINVNWYQYCPETAVILLSTTVQGNILQPFAFRSGTMSKMSKFEIELPVVPKPAKLSLSERDIAMATIYGQLHVMYLKHHSRTANSTSAEVVLYHLPREGACKKSHVLKLNTTGKFALNIVDNLVVVHHQSSQTSLIFDIKLKEPDCAVNTHQPVLPARSIHPYRIPLSGPAVVPSQPPVPCQLYSSSWSVFQPDIIISASEGYLWYLQVKLPPTVNLLQDKGKLMDFLLRRRDCKMVILSVCSQILEGGEKGSLPVVATVFDKLNQVYKEYLEAEQSYTVAMESGPSRGSAAQKRPVRTQAVIDQSDMYTHVLSSFTERKGVSHKFIIAVLMEYIRSLNQFQITVQHYLYELVIKTLVQHNLFYMLHQFLQYHVLSDSKPLACLLLSLESTYPPAHQLSLDMLKRLSTANDEIVEVLLSKQQVLGALRFIRSVGGHDNVSARKFLDAARQTGDQMLFYTVFRSFQQRNQRLRGSPGFNPGEHCEEHVVHFKQLFGEQALMKPSTV